In a single window of the Papaver somniferum cultivar HN1 chromosome 8, ASM357369v1, whole genome shotgun sequence genome:
- the LOC113303549 gene encoding pentatricopeptide repeat-containing protein At2g13600-like isoform X1 — protein sequence MKRSYCHFLLQTCRNLEQLKQIHAQALTQGLHHLQNLSCKIFNTYTKFNKPIEAYNVFNQIQNPDIVSWTCLISLHLNTDPPFEALLVFSKLCSLGLKPDSFSVVGALTACGRSENLGHGKAVHGMIYRHELVASGSIVGNALIDMYSRNGKIKVAQMVFDEMKTKDVATWTSLMHGFIKCNDLSSARTLFDKIPERNSVSWTAMITGYIQGGKPIEALEIFQKMKSDGSDHPTAVMTVAVLSGCADIGALDLGQFIHGYVMKTYLNLDVTVKNALMDMYCKSGSLESAEKIFEEISTKDNFSWTTMILGFAVHGSGKRALEVFSEMLESGDYPNEVTFVAVLSACSHAGLVNEGRRWFNCMLEMYHLEPKIEHYGCMVDLLGRAGLVEEAKVLIEKMKVQPDGIIWRSLLSSSIACKNLEIALLAGKKVVELEPSDDGVYVLLWNMYCSANQWEEAIKMRKLMKDRRIKKKPGRSCIETNGVVNQFLAEDKTPNPGTETQLVLERMAQVMKVDNSYLFEIEFY from the coding sequence ATGAAGAGAAGTTACTGCCATTTTCTACTACAGACATGTAGAAACTTAGAACAGCTTAAGCAAATCCACGCACAAGCTTTAACACAAggactccaccatcttcaaaactTATCTTGCAAAATCTTCAATACATACACAAAATTCAACAAACCCATTGAAGCTTacaatgttttcaatcaaatccAAAACCCAGATATAGTTTCTTGGACTTGTCTAATCTCTCTTCATTTAAATACTGATCCTCCATTCGAGGCTCTATTGGTTTTCTCAAAATTGTGTTCTTTAGGATTAAAACCAGATAGTTTTTCTGTTGTTGGGGCTCTTACAGCATGTGGTCGGAGTGAAAATCTTGGGCATGGAAAAGCAGTTCACGGTATGATATATAGACATGAGTTGGTGGCTTCGGGATCGATTGTTGGAAATGCTTTAATTGATATGTATTCAAGAAATGGGAAAATCAAAGTAGCTCAAATGGTTTTTGATGAGATGAAAACTAAAGATGTTGCTACTTGGACTAGTTTGATGCATGGGTTTATCAAGTGTAATGATTTAAGTTCTGCACGTACTTTGTTTGATAAAATTCCGGAGAGAAATTCGGTTTCCTGGACTGCAATGATAACTGGTTATATCCAAGGTGGGAAACCAATTGAAGCACTGGAGATATTTCAAAAAATGAAATCAGATGGAAGTGATCATCCAACTGCGGTAATGACTGTGGCGGTGCTTTCTGGTTGCGCTGATATTGGAGCACTTGATCTTGGCCAATTTATCCACGGTTATGTTATGAAAACTTATCTAAATTTGGATGTCACTGTGAAAAATGCATTAATGGATATGTATTGCAAAAGTGGAAGCCTTGAAAGCGCAGAAAAGATCTTCGAAGAGATCTCGACTAAGGATAACTTTTCATGGACAACAATGATTTTGGGGTTTGCAGTTCATGGCAGTGGAAAACGTGCTCTTGAAGTATTCTCTGAAATGTTAGAATCTGGAGATTACCCGAACGAGGTGACATTTGTTGCTGTTCTTTCAGCTTGCAGTCACGCAGGGCTGGTCAACGAAGGTCGAAGATGGTTCAACTGTATGCTGGAAATGTACCATTTGGAGCCAAAAATCGAGCATTATGGATGTATGGTTGATTTATTAGGTCGCGCTGGTCTTGTTGAAGAAGCGAAAGTTCTGATTGAAAAAATGAAGGTTCAACCAGATGGGATTATTTGGAGATCACTATTGAGTTCTAGCATTGCTTGCAAGAATTTGGAAATTGCTTTACTGGCAGGAAAGAAAGTAGTTGAGCTAGAACCCAGTGATGATGGAGTTTATGTACTTCTGTGGAACATGTATTGTTCAGCAAATCAATGGGAGGAGGCTATAAAGATGAGAAAGTTGATGAAAGATCGAAGAATTAAGAAGAAACCTGGGCGTAGTTGCATTGAGACTAATGGTGTTGTTAATCAATTTCTTGCTGAAGATAAGACTCCCAACCCGGGTACAGAAACCCAGTTGGTTTTAGAAAGAATGGCCCAGGTGATGAAGGTTGATAATTCTTATCTTTTCGAGATTGAATTTTATTGA
- the LOC113303549 gene encoding pentatricopeptide repeat-containing protein At2g13600-like isoform X2 — MKRSYCHFLLQTCRNLEQLKQIHAQALTQGLHHLQNLSCKIFNTYTKFNKPIEAYNVFNQIQNPDIVSWTCLISLHLNTDPPFEALLVFSKLCSLGLKPDSFSVVGALTACGRSENLGHGKAVHGMIYRHELVASGSIVGNALIDMYSRNGKIKVAQMVFDEMKTKDVATWTSLMHGFIKCNDLSSARTLFDKIPERNSVSWTAMITGYIQGGKPIEALEIFQKMKSDGSDHPTAVMTVAVLSGCADIGALDLGQFIHGYVMKTYLNLDVTVKNALMDMYCKSGSLESAEKIFEEISTKDNFSWTTMILGFAVHGSGKRALEVFSEMLESGDYPNEVTFVAVLSACSHAGLVNEGRRWFNCMLEMYHLEPKIEHYGCMVDLLGRAGLVEEAKVLIEKMKVQPDGIIWRSLLSSSIACKNLEIALLAGKKVVELEPSDDGVYVLLWNMYCSANQWEEAIKMRKLMKDRRIKKKPGRSCIETNGVVNQFLAEDKTPNPGTETQLVLERMAQVMKVDNSYLFEIEFY, encoded by the coding sequence ATGAAGAGAAGTTACTGCCATTTTCTACTACAGACATGTAGAAACTTAGAACAGCTTAAGCAAATCCACGCACAAGCTTTAACACAAggactccaccatcttcaaaactTATCTTGCAAAATCTTCAATACATACACAAAATTCAACAAACCCATTGAAGCTTacaatgttttcaatcaaatccAAAACCCAGATATAGTTTCTTGGACTTGTCTAATCTCTCTTCATTTAAATACTGATCCTCCATTCGAGGCTCTATTGGTTTTCTCAAAATTGTGTTCTTTAGGATTAAAACCAGATAGTTTTTCTGTTGTTGGGGCTCTTACAGCATGTGGTCGGAGTGAAAATCTTGGGCATGGAAAAGCAGTTCACGGTATGATATATAGACATGAGTTGGTGGCTTCGGGATCGATTGTTGGAAATGCTTTAATTGATATGTATTCAAGAAATGGGAAAATCAAAGTAGCTCAAATGGTTTTTGATGAGATGAAAACTAAAGATGTTGCTACTTGGACTAGTTTGATGCATGGGTTTATCAAGTGTAATGATTTAAGTTCTGCACGTACTTTGTTTGATAAAATTCCGGAGAGAAATTCGGTTTCCTGGACTGCAATGATAACTGGTTATATCCAAGGTGGGAAACCAATTGAAGCACTGGAGATATTTCAAAAAATGAAATCAGATGGAAGTGATCATCCAACTGCGGTAATGACTGTGGCGGTGCTTTCTGGTTGCGCTGATATTGGAGCACTTGATCTTGGCCAATTTATCCACGGTTATGTTATGAAAACTTATCTAAATTTGGATGTCACTGTGAAAAATGCATTAATGGATATGTATTGCAAAAGTGGAAGCCTTGAAAGCGCAGAAAAGATCTTCGAAGAGATCTCGACTAAGGATAACTTTTCATGGACAACAATGATTTTGGGGTTTGCAGTTCATGGCAGTGGAAAACGTGCTCTTGAAGTATTCTCTGAAATGTTAGAATCTGGAGATTACCCGAACGAGGTGACATTTGTTGCTGTTCTTTCAGCTTGCAGTCACGCAGGGCTGGTCAACGAAGGTCGAAGATGGTTCAACTGTATGCTGGAAATGTACCATTTGGAGCCAAAAATCGAGCATTATGGATGTATGGTTGATTTATTAGGTCGCGCTGGTCTTGTTGAAGAAGCGAAAGTTCTGATTGAAAAAATGAAGGTTCAACCAGATGGGATTATTTGGAGATCACTATTGAGTTCTAGCATTGCTTGCAAGAATTTGGAAATTGCTTTACTGGCAGGAAAGAAAGTAGTTGAGCTAGAACCCAGTGATGATGGAGTTTATGTACTTCTGTGGAACATGTATTGTTCAGCAAATCAATGGGAGGAGGCTATAAAGATGAGAAAGTTGATGAAAGATCGAAGAATTAAGAAGAAACCTGGGCGTAGTTGCATTGAGACTAATGGTGTTGTTAATCAATTTCTTGCTGAAGATAAGACTCCCAACCCGGGTACAGAAACCCAGTTG
- the LOC113303549 gene encoding pentatricopeptide repeat-containing protein At2g13600-like isoform X3 has protein sequence MKRSYCHFLLQTCRNLEQLKQIHAQALTQGLHHLQNLSCKIFNTYTKFNKPIEAYNVFNQIQNPDIVSWTCLISLHLNTDPPFEALLVFSKLCSLGLKPDSFSVVGALTACGRSENLGHGKAVHGMIYRHELVASGSIVGNALIDMYSRNGKIKVAQMVFDEMKTKDVATWTSLMHGFIKCNDLSSARTLFDKIPERNSVSWTAMITGYIQGGKPIEALEIFQKMKSDGSDHPTAVMTVAVLSGCADIGALDLGQFIHGYVMKTYLNLDVTVKNALMDMYCKSGSLESAEKIFEEISTKDNFSWTTMILGFAVHGSGKRALEVFSEMLESGDYPNEVTFVAVLSACSHAGLVNEGRRWFNCMLEMYHLEPKIEHYGCMVDLLGRAGLVEEAKVLIEKMKVQPDGIIWRSLLSSSIACKNLEIALLAGKKVVELEPSDDGVYVLLWNMYCSANQWEEAIKMRKLMKDRRIKKKPGRSCIETNGVVNQFLAEDKTPNPGTETQLVLERMAQVMKAFMFIKS, from the exons ATGAAGAGAAGTTACTGCCATTTTCTACTACAGACATGTAGAAACTTAGAACAGCTTAAGCAAATCCACGCACAAGCTTTAACACAAggactccaccatcttcaaaactTATCTTGCAAAATCTTCAATACATACACAAAATTCAACAAACCCATTGAAGCTTacaatgttttcaatcaaatccAAAACCCAGATATAGTTTCTTGGACTTGTCTAATCTCTCTTCATTTAAATACTGATCCTCCATTCGAGGCTCTATTGGTTTTCTCAAAATTGTGTTCTTTAGGATTAAAACCAGATAGTTTTTCTGTTGTTGGGGCTCTTACAGCATGTGGTCGGAGTGAAAATCTTGGGCATGGAAAAGCAGTTCACGGTATGATATATAGACATGAGTTGGTGGCTTCGGGATCGATTGTTGGAAATGCTTTAATTGATATGTATTCAAGAAATGGGAAAATCAAAGTAGCTCAAATGGTTTTTGATGAGATGAAAACTAAAGATGTTGCTACTTGGACTAGTTTGATGCATGGGTTTATCAAGTGTAATGATTTAAGTTCTGCACGTACTTTGTTTGATAAAATTCCGGAGAGAAATTCGGTTTCCTGGACTGCAATGATAACTGGTTATATCCAAGGTGGGAAACCAATTGAAGCACTGGAGATATTTCAAAAAATGAAATCAGATGGAAGTGATCATCCAACTGCGGTAATGACTGTGGCGGTGCTTTCTGGTTGCGCTGATATTGGAGCACTTGATCTTGGCCAATTTATCCACGGTTATGTTATGAAAACTTATCTAAATTTGGATGTCACTGTGAAAAATGCATTAATGGATATGTATTGCAAAAGTGGAAGCCTTGAAAGCGCAGAAAAGATCTTCGAAGAGATCTCGACTAAGGATAACTTTTCATGGACAACAATGATTTTGGGGTTTGCAGTTCATGGCAGTGGAAAACGTGCTCTTGAAGTATTCTCTGAAATGTTAGAATCTGGAGATTACCCGAACGAGGTGACATTTGTTGCTGTTCTTTCAGCTTGCAGTCACGCAGGGCTGGTCAACGAAGGTCGAAGATGGTTCAACTGTATGCTGGAAATGTACCATTTGGAGCCAAAAATCGAGCATTATGGATGTATGGTTGATTTATTAGGTCGCGCTGGTCTTGTTGAAGAAGCGAAAGTTCTGATTGAAAAAATGAAGGTTCAACCAGATGGGATTATTTGGAGATCACTATTGAGTTCTAGCATTGCTTGCAAGAATTTGGAAATTGCTTTACTGGCAGGAAAGAAAGTAGTTGAGCTAGAACCCAGTGATGATGGAGTTTATGTACTTCTGTGGAACATGTATTGTTCAGCAAATCAATGGGAGGAGGCTATAAAGATGAGAAAGTTGATGAAAGATCGAAGAATTAAGAAGAAACCTGGGCGTAGTTGCATTGAGACTAATGGTGTTGTTAATCAATTTCTTGCTGAAGATAAGACTCCCAACCCGGGTACAGAAACCCAGTTGGTTTTAGAAAGAATGGCCCAGGTGATGAAG GCCTTTATGTTCATCAAATCATGA